DNA sequence from the Falco peregrinus isolate bFalPer1 chromosome 1, bFalPer1.pri, whole genome shotgun sequence genome:
TCAGAAAGGAACAGCCTGGGGTAGTCACCGGGGCTGAACAGGGCTGACAAGGCTTTAGCGATGCACAAAAGAACCTCAACTGCCATGGGATCAACATGCTCCCACTTGGGGGCAGCTCTGGCGACAGAGGCAGCGATGGTGCCAAGTATTGCCCACCGAGGAGTCGCCGAGTGCtgtgagctggctgccagcaacTGTCATGCCTCTGGCTTGAAATTCACACTTTGACCAACAGCTTGAGCTGGAGCGCTCACAGTCAATTACCTGATTTCTCCCGTGCAGCTCGCTGAGTAGGTGCAAGCGCCGTCTGACACTCAGACTTCTCGGAAACTAGAATTCCAATAGTCTGGATATGAacctttgggaaaggaaaatcgGCTCAGCACAAAACTTCTTTGCTTGTAATTGCAACATCACTGTTGCCACAAAAGGCTAACCCAGTAAAGGTAAAGAGCTCGTGCAGTTAAGTACAGTCTGGCTGACTCCCAGTTTTCCTGAAGGAACGCGCTCGTGGCTTCCCGAGTAAAGACTACGAATGGTCAGTAatccagagaacagcagaaggcaggcagtATGACTGTAATGGAGGCTCTGCCTCACCTGTAGCTGTTCCCTCAGCGCGgcttgctcttcagaaaatttCTCTTCCAGCTCCATCTTTTCCTGTATAAACAAATGATGTCTATTTAGCACAAAAATGTAGATAGGTAACCCTTGTTTTGTGTCAAACTAAAAAAGCAGTGATACATCGGTAGTACTTCCAGCATCGAAACGACAGCAGTATTTTTGAAGACATACTTCAGCCTTGCCTTATTTGAACGACTTCATTATTCATCCATCCTAGAACGGCAGTAACAGCACAGCACAATCACTGCTAGCATAAATACGATAGCGTTTAGGAGCAAGCTACTGGCAAGGACTTGTATTCTCCTGCCTCCACCGCACTCCTCTAATACAGGAGTATTTAAACGTTCGCTTTTGTCAAAATAAGAACGCTATCTGCCAGGCAGGCCTAAAGCATGAAGTCAAAATATTCAAGCCTACGCTGCAAATGAAACTGAATCTAACATAAGACAAGACCACACATGCCTGTGCCACAGCCCACTACACTCTCTACTGCGCCAAGAACGAGATACTATTTTTCTGCCTGTCCAAAAACAGGACACACTTTACCTTCTCCAGCTGATCCACTGCCTCCTggttctgctgtttctgtggaagaaaagtgaTGCACCAGTATCAAGAGAAAAGATTCTCATacatctgaaacacattttcacttcaACAAAGTAGGATACATGCCCAATTCATGCAAACAGAATTTCCACTGTCCTTTCTGTAGAGGACTAGGATGTTCATcttagctattaaaaataagagaTCTGGAGCTGCCTTCACTAACGTACTTTATATGCCAGGCATCTTTTTCATCGCTCAGTAGATTACCACAGTTGTTCTCCAACACCGCTGCTGAAACCCCTCCATGTCTACATCTGAGCATCTACCACCTTCAGTTAAACTCGCATCCCCACATCTGTGCAACTGATGGCAGTAATCCTGGTGTATTGGGATGATTGCCagaaatgctgggtttttttaaagacaccaccaataaaaaaaaaacccacaaccaaaaaacccagacaaaaacGTAGTCTTTTCCTTTAACTGAGACCTCAGACCTTTATTCCACTGAAGAACTGGCCTTAAGTCACGCAGAGCCGCACTTGTGTTGGCACACTTCTGCAGGAGGTGGTATGAGAGCGCTGTAGCCAGATACAAAGAGAAGGGGTAATTCTGTCCTAGCCCGTTTCCATCTTAGCGGTGAAGTATTTGGAGATTTGTTGTCCGTAGGTAATGCACCTTTAGATATGAGGTGAAGGAGACAAAGGTGGCCGCTGCCTACCCAGGCTGCCACacaactgtgctgctgtgtttgctatTTGCTTTTTGGCTCCCTGACAGCTTCTTCACAGATGCCTCGTAACTAACTACATAAGCAGGAGGACTTTTTTGCCTTCCCAAAGAACAAGCATTGTCCAAGCTCTCTTTCTTTACTACTACTACCACTACTTcaatgcattttgaaagatgACTACAGATGGAAGAGTGATGAGCGAGAGGTTTTCATTCTAGCAATGCCCATGCACAACATaaccagcaaaagcaaagggaagacCACAAATGCAGCAAAGGCCCTACACAGTTGCAGGCAAGCATAAAAGCAGGCACACAAGGAGAATCTTAGGTGGACAATGCACTATGCCAagttcctctgcagcccagctaaaacacaaaaagaaacagaatggaacaaaaataacccaaaccccaaaaccaaacaacaaggGGGGTCACGGGGTACACCGGGAAATGCTGAACTTAGCAAACATCAGATGGACGAGAGGAATGCCTTCACCAGTACATgtcaaaaatgtttccttcatttcttctggTCCCGACATTCTTTTTGCTTAATGCTTCAAGATGCAAAAAACAGTAATGTGCCTTAACCACAAgaccttccttcttcctccaccatcagttttgaaataaatttaaaaaaaacccaacaactcaATAAACTATTTGAACAGCTGGATTTTTTGGAATCAGAGAGAATTAGGAACAAGACACTTCTCGGGAAATTATGCATCGTGAGGTTCTAATAACAtagcaaaaaaaagtaattctgctCAGCTTGGCACGCCATGCTTGATCCATTTGCTTTCGCACACGGAGTCCCGTTTTGCTGGGCTTTCTGTGTTTCACAGCCAAGAAAGCTGAAGTGGCTGAGATGGGAAGGGTCTGCCTCGCATTAAAGACACCAATGGCAGCAGAAGCTTGTGCCAACAATCAGCTTTTCTGCCCTATTAGCGTCAAGTGAGCTTctgaacagcattttcctgACGCAGGATTTGTACAAGACggcaactggaaaaagaaacctttcatGCCATATTGCAATTCACGATCAGTTTTCAAATGATTTCTGAAACCCCAGACACAACGGTCCACATAACAGCCAATCAGATCAAAATGTATCTCTCCGTGCTAAGAAAACGAGAGCGgggagaaaactgggaaaacaaGAAGGAACAGAATTCTCCTTTTTCAGAGCAGGACTAAAAGTGCAGACCCAGGTAGGCCTTCACCGCAAGACCAAATGCCAGCTCAGCAACAGCACTGGACCACCCATCTTCACCTCACCCTCCAGTGTGAAACCAGCCTCTTTCTCTGTGGTCTAACTTAAACTGAGCTTACGAGCATTCACTGAAAATAATCCCCGTGACACGAGCAAAACTCCAGTCAAAATACATGCTTTCTGATGCTAGGCAGGCACACCCAGCACCCTCAGAGCTAACAGTATGTCACGTCACTCGGGTTCTACCGGTACGCAACCTACACGTACAAGCTCCAGCTGGAGGGACTTTCAGCTTTTCACCCTGTCTGCTGGACAGAACGGCTGCTGTAttatcacacaaaaaaaggagaaaaggaatacAAAGGCAAACCAGAGTGAACTCCATTCCGTCTTGCAGGTTTCACTGCATCTAACTGGTACCCCTGGTGATTACTATAGTTACGCTTATTGATAAAAGACGCACGGATATGTAGTAAATAGGAGTTACTTTACGACAACTGAACTGAAACAATGGTAGGAAAATAAGCTACCAAAATGATGCAAGTGGAACGAAAATCAGAGCTTTGCTACAGCAACAGTGGAAGACAATTCTGGGCTACCAAATGTGACTTCCCTGAGCTTCTATCACAATTTGATCAAGccttacatttaaataaactgcctgaaaagaattttttttaaaaggctgggGTTTTATGTTTGTGCCTGAACACGTTTCTATTGCTTATTGGCATAGttcctgccctttcctcttcagaagcCTGGCAACATGAAGACGCTAAAGCCTGTAAACGCTTGACTCAAAGGATCCGACTTCCTGCCCAAACCTATTTAAACCCAGTACTGGAACTTGCCAGACTGTGCATCCCCTGCGCAAGTTTCATCGCCTGCTGTAAAATGGGTTGGCAGGAATAACTAGACAGCTTCCTCAGGGCAGCTGCTTGCCTGGAGATCAGCAGAGTCATGCCCTTCCGAAACAAGGCCCTAGGAAATACAGCAACGACACGCACAGCGGGAGAAATACAGACTAAGAAAACACTACCTCTCCCTACTGCAGTTGTCCTCAGCAGCTCAGTTAGTTTATCGCCTCACCCCAcactcctccttttcctcaaaGCTCAGCTGTCTCGAGGAAGAGGTTTTGACAAGGTTCACTTTTTCACACGTTCAGTTCGACACAAACCAGAAGGGCGCAAGCACTTTACGAGCAATGGAAACGCATGCTAACAACTAGCTCCATGTTAAtaagaacagcaacaaaactcaAGCAACTGACAGCGGGTATGTCAGGACAAGGCTCCACCCAAGAAATCGAGGTCAGTGTAAACAGAACCTGAAGCATGCAGTAGGGAGAGCGAGTCACTGCGAGGGACACGAGCACTGCCTCACCTTCCCCCTGTCCAATGACGGTATGGCTACCCCATTGGAGCGCTTCAGGTCCGACACCGGCACCTTCAGAATGTTCTGAATCTGAAGGAGGTcaaagaaaaggggaaacggctcagaaaaggacagagagaaaGTGTCGATCGAAGGGAGCCAAAGAAACCGGCATCCTCCGGCTGGCCAGGAGCACGCagctcaaagcagcagctctgggcacacCCAGGGCTGCGTGACAGCACCGCATGATCCCACACGGCTTTGGCACGTACCCTGAGCTCTAGTGTGCACCTTCCAGCAGCGGTAGCTGCTAACTATTGTGGCACGCTTCGCGTGCTGGCGATACAGGCAGCTGCGCCAGTCATCCATTACACCCGCACAACCATTTCCCGGCTCTAGTCACGTTGTTcagaaaaccaaagaacaaGGAGGTAGCAAATGAGCTGGGACAAAGACCGAGGCACTCACATtctctggaggctgctggtCATCGCCCGTGGGTGTCTCGGGCCGACAGTCATCTTTAGTTTTGCGTTTTTTCTTagttcctgcagctgctccagggctatttttctgctgatactccttcagctgtgaaaaataataataataatctgtaATCCAAACAGAATATGCCTTCTGTGAGAATGACGTcaaccccccagccccaactcCACTGGGCAAAAAGACCAAGCGTTAAGGACAAGAGAAATGCTCTTCAATGAGTTTGTCACCcggggggaagaaaaataaaaatcaaaacacgtCCAAAAAAAAGGCTAAAGTAAGATCTAATGTGACGAGTTTACGACAAGAGGCTCAGAGCTGCAAACATTCCACTTCTGCATACAGCTAAGAGTTTTTGGGAAACGACTTGATACTCCATCCTGCAACtaaaaggagatgaaaagaagtatcttggggtggggtttttttagcattaTAACTAAGAGCATtgaggaaaaatgaataaagggCAATTAAATCTGAACATTAAGTGAAACATCAACACCTGACAGTAAGATCTCCCACTCTGTGAAAGACTTTGAGAAGGAAAAGTACAACCCTTACAGACAAATGCCATGTTAATACAAGCAGCGTAGTCACTGTGAACTAAGGGCAGAAGCAACCTACAACGGATTTTTCAATCACACCCACTTCACCCCGGAAAAGCTAGTCTGATAAGCCATTCGCTTGATTTCGGCTAGGTCTTCCGAGCCGAATCGCTCGTGCTCCAGCAGGGTGAAGCCCCCAGCCAAGCAAGCCCCAGGCAGTTCGGTCAACtgcccctttccccagcccgcagcccgggcCGCGCCTCGGCCTCcaggtggggaaagaaggaCCCATTATTGGCAGAATTCCAAAATGGAAGCCCGAACCGCTCCGGGACACTTTCCCCTACCTAGGACTTTTACATGTGTCGGCCAGGGAGAAAATCAATGTGGGGAAATCAGTAAAATgagaccaaaaaaccccccaaaaaggGTGTGGGGGAGGCCAGGGGCAGGGGAAACCGCCAAACCGAACCCCGCAGACCCACGGCATCAGCGGCCCAGGCCCGGCCTTCTCCCAGCCGCCTCCCCCGGGCCAAGGGCGGCCGCCAGCCAGGAAGCTCGGCCCCAGCGCCGGACACCGGGGGCTACCGGCAGCGCCTCCACAGCACGGCCCGCAGCGAGCGGTACGGCAGCGAccgggccgggcccgcgccCCTCGGGTAAGGCCcagctcggctcggctcggcccggcgTCCTCGCTCCACTCCACGCGGCGACCGCGCAACACAGTaccgccggcccggcccggcctggccTAACCCGGaccccgccgcccctcacctTCTTCTTGGCCGCCgccagcctgctctgcctgctgctgtccgCCATATCCGCCCCGCGCCAGAGCCACGTCAGCTTCGTCTACtagaggagggagcagcagccagggcccgCCCAGCCTGCGCTGCCGCCCTGGAGGCCCGGCCCATCGCCGTGCTCCGCCTCATCGCCGGGCTCCGCCCGCTCCGGCAGGGCGCCGGGCTGTGGCTCATGGCCGGGCTCTACCGGCCGGGGCTCGTGGCCGGGCCCGGAAGCTcagctttttctgcagtgactTCAGGAGCAGGTGCCACCTTGCAGTGCCTGCTCCCCATGTTGGAGCCCTCACCGCCCGCTGCTTGGGAGACACCTGACTGGCCTGTCACCACCCGCGGCAGCCGCCAGGTCCCACCCAGCCTGCGCTACCGTCCTGATGGCCTGGCCCATCGCCGAGCCCCGACGGGCCCTGCTGCAATGGAGAGACGGaacgcagcttgatgcaagcaaatggcaatttattgtacagaaacACGAGGttatatatactttcagaagctgcgcgttttaaacagattgctTCTTGAAGCTGCGCATTTTAAACAGTTTGGTTCTTTAAactaagcattgcatactaggcaatccccgatagggtggttaactaccatcaattaacagcaaggtgttacctttccttggcgccatccttgggGCCATCCATCCCCCGCTCCCctatgctctctcagcatgactcatcatgttaattTTTGTGTCTATTCacattccttgtcctcccagggttcaTGGCCTACAAGCTCCAGCACgttcccctcagctaactgattgccacaCATGGTCCTAATTTCCCAcccgctcctgcatctctcCCTTCCTGTGATTAGAAATTCTTCTTGGTCTCAGGCTTTTAGattgcagtgctgcaggtacTTTCTTCCAGTCCCTTACCTGCTGACGGAGATCTGTAATCACAGCAGACAGGTCCATGCTCTTCTTCTTGTAACTCTGAAGCTGGTCCTGACGTTCTGCTAGCTTTGTCTCCGTGATCTTTAGGATCTCAGACAGCTTTTACAGTTCAAGGTCACTCTTGTCCTTTACTACTTTGTTGTAGCAACTCCTCCAGGACTCCAGAGTAGACAGCGCCTCTGCAACAGGGCCCGGTCCATTGCCGTGCCCCACCACATTGCCAGACTGCAGCTCATTGCCGGGCTGCAGCTAGTCACTGGGCTGCGGCTCATCACCGTGCTGTGGCACATCGCCATGTCCCGCCTCATCGCCGGGCTGCGGCTCATCGCCAGGCTGCAGCATGTCGCCGGGCTACAGCTCATGGCCGGGCTGCAGCTCGTCACCGGGCTGAACCGGCTGCGGCTCGTTGCGCCCCGCCAGGCCCAGCCCATCGCCAGGCTCCGGCACATCGCCAGGCTGAAAAGGCTCTGGCACATCGCCGGGCTGCGGCTCATTGCATGGATGAACCAGCTCCGGCACATCGCCAGGCTGAACTGGCTATGGCACATCACTGGGCTGAACCCGCTCTGGCTCATCGCCAGGCTGAACTGACTGCGGCTCGTCGCGTCCCGCCAGGCCCAGCTCATCACCAGACTCCAGCAAATCGCCTGGCTCTGACACATTGCCATGCTGAAAAGGCTCTGGCACATAGCCGGGCTGAACCGGTCCAACACATCGCTGGGCTGTGGCACATCGCCAGGCTGCAGCTCATATCTGGGCTGCAGCTTGTCGCTGGACTGCGGCACGTCGCCGTGCCTCACCTCATCACCGAGCTGCGACTCATCGCCAGGCTGAACCATCTGCAGCTCATAGCGCCCTGCCACACTCAGCCAATCGCCGTGCTCTGGCATATTGCTGGCCTCCAGCACATCGCCGGGCTGAACCGGTTGCAGCACGTTGCCGGGCTGCAGCCCATCTCTGTGCCCCGTCgggccaggcagctctgctttttccGCAGTGACTTGAGGAGCAGGTGCCACCTTGCAGTGCCTGCACCCTGTTTCGAGAGCCGGCACTGCCCGCTGCTTGGGTGACACCTGACTGGCCCATCATGCCCCACCTAAACGTCACCTGGAGCTTCCCAGGAGAaagtttctctttcctcctcacacaCGCCTACTCTGGTTATAACCGTTTCCTTGTATTGCTTTGTGTAAGCTGTTATCTCCTGCACATCCCCTTTTCAGTCTGATTTTGAACTCTTCGCGCGCCTGAAAGCAGGGCTAATGGAGCGAAAATACTCTAGGAcaacagagggaaaataaaatccatataGTGGATGGGTTATGCTGCCAGTTGCAAGGAACAAACAAATCCATGCAACCAAGGGAATACAGCTCTCTAAGACGCTGTCTAGTTCCTGCTGCTAAACAATTTGGGGATGGGTTTTTCTATCCCTTAGCAACCACATGTTCCCAAAGTCAAGAGGAATTTtggcacagccagctcctgTTAATGAACCATTTGCGGTGCTTTAGAAAAAATTATACAGcttgtcactgaaaaaaatgcctctCTGATTAAAGTCATCTCAAGGAAAGGGTGGAAGTGAACTGCAATTAacctctttccttctgctgtacACCATGCTGTCAGCATGAGCTGTGTTCTTGTGCTGCAGAGATTGCCACACGCTCAGCTGTCTGCAGCGTGGGCCATGTCCACGTCCAACTTATGAAGATGACTTTTACTTTGATGGCCTAGTGTTTTCTCTAACTCTGTTGTCACTTTAAGCTGACAGTTCCAAATCGCATTCTGTATACTCTGCAGGTTCCACTGGCTCCTCAGGAGAGCATCATCCAGCGTGAAAACACCGTCGCGTATTCTTCGCACTTGCGTGCACACGGCACATGATTTCAGCTCCAGACCAATCTCATGAACTATTCTTCGGAGGTACTGCTGAGTCTCATGCAAACAGTGCATTTCTAGAAGGACAGAGAGATTGTTTCAGAGGAAGCGAAGTGTTGACACAAACTCAGACCTTGTCTGTAAATCCAGACATCACTTACAGTTACACTGAAGGAACTGGTTTGGTAGAAGAGACTATTTAAGATACAGCATGGGTGGATTATGATTTTCTGGAGTACTGCAGGGTGCCCTAGCCCCTCCCAGAGTCactgttttagaaaacaaacccaTAGATACAGGAGAGTGGTGTAGGAATTTAGGTATTCAAAGCGAATAAGAAAAGGGACCTTTTTAATAAGATATATTTTATGAGGAGTGGGAGACTggctgcaggaaagcaaaacacacgtcaagaaaagaacaaatcacCCAACACTGAAGTGTATTACACTGAAACATTAGGATAAGGAAGACACTTGCCCCACAGGTATTCGTTATGCAAATTTTCTTGCCTCAGTCTTGGATCTGGAACTGGCAGGGAAAAACCTATGAGCTAGGTGCACAGCTGGCTTGATGTACTATatagcagcttcagcactgtGAGGGTTCCAGATCTTgccctaccaaaaaaaaaaatccttccgCTGCACTGAAAAGTTCATCTAACGAGGAGATGCTTTCGTGACTTTGGAAACTACACATCACTACATTTCCTGCAGGGGCTACCAGTTATGAGCTCATACAAAGCTCCCACCAACACTTTTTGCATTAAATCACAAGTAAGAAATTGATGTTTACTGACTGACTTGCCGTACCATATGCCCAGACTTCCCTGGTACATTTTGTACCAGTCCTACCTAGCTGAAATTCTGGAGGTGCGAACTGGAGGCATCGGACTGCTGTGATTATCGGGGGACTTTTTCCCATGGGGCGAATCAAGCCTTTGATAGCCAGCTCATATGCCTCTTGTGTTTTCATATCAATGTGAGAAtgcctggaaaaagaaaaaagggagcaGCGCACACATTTAGTTCTTCTCTCCAATGGGATTCAAAACATCTCTGCCCCCAATAAAGCAAAgttgtgatttttattcttaaaactGCATATGTGTTGAGTATTTGCGTACATCTTAATGGTCTGCGTACTGTCAGTAGAGTAGCACTGTTTGGGAGGCAGGTACTTGGTCACGTCTACAAGACTTTTTTGTAGACCCTAATGTAGCTAATAGGTCCTAAAATAGCTGGATATTTCAGGACACAAGAAGGACACTTAACAGCACCGTCTCACCAGATTACAGAGCACTGAGTAGCTTCTCCCTATGCTGGTCTACCACTCTCAGCTCTAAAGACCTCAATTACAGCAAACAAAATAGTCTAATTTGCTGTAAAGACCAGCACATGGCAGGCAGAGCAAGTCAGCTGCACTTCCCCACTGGGTACCTACATCACCAGGGCCTTGTGATTTGTTCCTTGAATGACGGCAAGAATCCGTTCCAGCTTCTCCCTTGTGATATGATCTGCAAATATTGAGGTAGAAACAGTCTCAATTATCCatcctgaaagcagaaagagacaGCAGCCCGAAGCGTGCCGCCAGGACATGCCGGTCCCTTTGGCAGTCACACCCCAACAGGCGGCTTGAGCAGAGTCGCTTCTCCCGGCTGTACCATGGCAATGCACCgaacagcacagcactgggctACAAAGGGAAGGATTATTTCACTTAATTGCTTCCAAGATGTTGGCTCCGGTTTCTCTTATCGGGTGTTTGCAGAGTTTCGTTGAATGAAAGCTTCTAACTGCTACCTCTAAGGAGCAATCTGGGTCCCACCCATTCGGCAGCAACCGCAGTGGTCGGAACTCACACAGGCTTTGTGTGTGCCTGGTGGTTCTATTCAGAGCAGGTGGGCTACAACATCAGGATTGCACATGGTGTAAAAATAACAACTAGAAAGCATGTAGTGTGCCGTTTATCATTGCGCAGCTTACCTGGTTCAGCACTTCACAGTTGGCATGCTGTTTCTTTggtgttctggttttggggttttaaaaaaaaaacaaaacacatcgATTCAGTTTCTTACCAAACGTTGTCTTCTCTACTAGCTTCCCTGTGTCTGAGAAGTCATCAGTGGCTTTACCAAACAGCCCATCAACAGTGTAAACCTTGAAGGAGAGCAAAGGGTGGAATTTATCACAGAAATACACCAAGCGATTGCACAGCAGTATTCTGCCACGCAGCTGTGAGGAGGTGTGGGCCACGACAGCGCTGCACAGGACAGCGGCGGCCTCTACTCGCATGGCCGCGTGCTGGCGTGAAGGGTGACATTCCGGATCCTGGCAAGCTCTCAAGAAGATCGTGGACGACCATCATGGGGCCATGCCGGGGCGATGGGGCAGGAACCTGTGTGTGACTGCGCTCAAGTATCCCGGGGCACCTACC
Encoded proteins:
- the TRUB2 gene encoding pseudouridylate synthase TRUB2, mitochondrial isoform X2, with the protein product MAGPSGLFAVYKPPGVAWGRVRDALETRLLRELNAAPGRPPRHHVRFLPAPAGAPGLVAARVPLLADHPLVLGLGHGNRLLTDWYNCHLTRVYTVDGLFGKATDDFSDTGKLVEKTTFDHITREKLERILAVIQGTNHKALVMHSHIDMKTQEAYELAIKGLIRPMGKSPPIITAVRCLQFAPPEFQLEMHCLHETQQYLRRIVHEIGLELKSCAVCTQVRRIRDGVFTLDDALLRSQWNLQSIQNAIWNCQLKVTTELEKTLGHQSKSHLHKLDVDMAHAADS
- the TRUB2 gene encoding pseudouridylate synthase TRUB2, mitochondrial isoform X1, with protein sequence MAGPSGLFAVYKPPGVAWGRVRDALETRLLRELNAAPGRPPRHHVRFLPAPAGAPGLVAARVPLLADHPLVRGPRLGRLRIGAGHRLDAKASGVLVLGLGHGNRLLTDWYNCHLTRVYTVDGLFGKATDDFSDTGKLVEKTTFDHITREKLERILAVIQGTNHKALVMHSHIDMKTQEAYELAIKGLIRPMGKSPPIITAVRCLQFAPPEFQLEMHCLHETQQYLRRIVHEIGLELKSCAVCTQVRRIRDGVFTLDDALLRSQWNLQSIQNAIWNCQLKVTTELEKTLGHQSKSHLHKLDVDMAHAADS